Proteins encoded together in one bacterium window:
- a CDS encoding NYN domain-containing protein has protein sequence MRGALIVDGYNLLLALAARERVDPTPAELHAARGELRALLAEWGALRGADVVLVWDGRAPNDRTPAPAGVRELHAEPPAEADDLVVREAERIVLERRDAQVATRDRGLLARLPRAARAASFDELAADLEALRAEPVAAPHLHGPTNGRRPEGDEASAGPETSPDGKWSPGDEASAGEAPPIDTARLPRRRVLPPPPPAPPPARPAPPPPTNDAAAAEAAGRAAARAARDQRRAKFQAKRKRRPR, from the coding sequence ATGCGCGGCGCCTTGATCGTGGACGGCTACAACCTTCTCCTCGCCCTCGCGGCGCGGGAACGGGTCGATCCGACCCCGGCGGAGCTGCACGCCGCGCGCGGCGAACTGCGCGCGCTGCTCGCCGAATGGGGCGCGCTGCGCGGCGCCGACGTCGTGCTGGTCTGGGACGGCCGCGCGCCGAACGACCGCACCCCGGCGCCCGCGGGGGTCCGCGAGCTGCACGCCGAGCCGCCGGCCGAGGCCGACGACCTCGTCGTCCGCGAGGCCGAGCGGATCGTCCTCGAACGCCGCGACGCGCAGGTCGCGACGCGCGACCGGGGCCTCCTCGCCCGTCTTCCCCGCGCCGCGCGGGCCGCGTCGTTCGACGAGCTGGCCGCGGACCTCGAGGCGCTGCGCGCCGAGCCGGTCGCCGCGCCGCATCTGCACGGCCCGACGAACGGCCGACGCCCGGAGGGCGACGAGGCGTCGGCAGGGCCCGAGACGTCGCCCGACGGCAAATGGTCGCCCGGCGACGAGGCGTCGGCCGGCGAGGCGCCACCGATCGACACCGCGCGCCTGCCGCGGCGGCGCGTCCTCCCGCCGCCGCCCCCGGCGCCGCCGCCGGCGCGTCCCGCGCCGCCGCCCCCGACCAACGACGCCGCGGCCGCGGAGGCCGCCGGCCGCGCCGCCGCGCGCGCCGCCCGCGACCAGCGCCGCGCGAAATTCCAAGCCAAGCGGAAACGCCGCCCGCGTTGA